One genomic segment of Arthrobacter sp. zg-Y1110 includes these proteins:
- a CDS encoding DUF3052 domain-containing protein yields the protein MSEAEAVTEENVASRLGFKDGDLVQEYGYDEDVDFDFREDLEDLIGGELLTEDDHDVVDGVILWWRADDGDLVDALVDSLTTLDDGGVVWVLTPKSGREGYVPPADIEEAAPTAGLHVTTSPGVTEDWAATRLVSRRKK from the coding sequence GTGAGCGAGGCCGAGGCCGTCACTGAAGAAAACGTGGCGAGCAGATTGGGTTTCAAGGACGGGGACCTGGTTCAGGAGTACGGCTACGACGAGGATGTGGACTTCGACTTCCGTGAGGACCTTGAGGACCTCATCGGCGGCGAGTTGCTTACTGAAGACGACCACGATGTTGTGGACGGCGTCATCCTCTGGTGGCGGGCCGACGACGGCGACCTCGTGGACGCGTTGGTCGATTCCCTGACCACGCTCGACGACGGCGGCGTTGTCTGGGTTCTGACTCCGAAGTCCGGGCGTGAGGGCTACGTTCCTCCTGCCGACATCGAGGAAGCGGCCCCCACAGCGGGACTGCACGTCACCACTTCCCCGGGCGTCACCGAGGACTGGGCTGCAACCCGCCTGGTGAGCCGACGCAAGAAGTGA
- the msrA gene encoding peptide-methionine (S)-S-oxide reductase MsrA, whose protein sequence is MKTYVLGGGCFWCLDALYRKVRGVTDVVSGYTGGAVDNPDYDSVSAGITGHAEVVAVTFDEDMIPPEVILDMFFSQHDPTTLNRQGYDVGTQYRSSMFYRDEDQRKEFEAAIERARENWKDPIVTEIVPLPRFYPAEDFHQDFYAKHPGQGYCQVIINPKLAKARKYYSEWLQD, encoded by the coding sequence ATGAAGACGTATGTATTAGGCGGAGGCTGCTTTTGGTGCCTCGATGCTCTTTACCGCAAGGTCCGCGGCGTAACCGACGTAGTTTCCGGCTACACAGGGGGCGCGGTGGACAACCCGGACTATGACAGCGTGAGCGCCGGGATCACCGGGCACGCAGAAGTAGTGGCCGTGACCTTTGACGAGGACATGATCCCCCCGGAAGTCATCCTGGACATGTTCTTCTCGCAGCATGATCCCACCACCCTGAACCGACAGGGCTACGACGTCGGCACCCAGTACCGGTCCTCGATGTTCTACCGGGACGAGGATCAGCGCAAGGAATTCGAAGCTGCGATTGAGCGTGCCCGGGAGAACTGGAAGGACCCGATCGTCACCGAGATCGTGCCCCTTCCCCGGTTTTACCCGGCGGAGGATTTCCACCAGGATTTCTACGCCAAGCACCCCGGCCAGGGTTACTGTCAGGTGATTATTAATCCGAAGCTGGCCAAGGCCCGCAAGTATTACTCCGAATGGCTTCAGGACTAG
- a CDS encoding serine hydrolase, with the protein MAKEFQARKRVGAALAVMILLGGCSAPDDAPQVPPTAEQGTGSTAETGAPESIAAALDVMAGDRREDFSVALQDNRTGESWIENPDGRYLEASLVKVPILLTLVRQATEEQRSFTAEEENLATLMIEYSDNEATSELYGRLGGREELNRTYELIGVEDTEAGEVWGAGETTAGDQLRIARTVACGADWLDPDLMAFAVGLMENVCPEQNWGINAGVQAPDAEVALKNGWLQDDDAVWNVGSAGFVRAGDSDYSIVVLSSRNSTLEEGIGIIEGVASVINGYEDGA; encoded by the coding sequence ATGGCAAAGGAATTCCAGGCGCGGAAGCGCGTTGGTGCGGCGCTTGCCGTAATGATCCTGCTGGGCGGCTGCTCGGCGCCGGACGACGCTCCGCAGGTACCACCAACAGCAGAGCAAGGCACAGGCAGCACCGCGGAGACAGGGGCGCCGGAATCGATTGCAGCCGCCCTGGACGTGATGGCCGGGGACAGGCGGGAAGATTTTTCCGTGGCCCTCCAAGACAACCGCACCGGGGAATCCTGGATTGAAAACCCGGATGGACGGTACCTCGAAGCAAGCCTGGTGAAGGTCCCCATCCTCCTGACCCTGGTCCGCCAGGCCACCGAAGAGCAGCGCAGCTTCACGGCGGAGGAAGAAAACCTGGCAACGCTGATGATCGAATACAGCGACAACGAAGCCACCAGCGAGCTGTACGGCCGGCTGGGGGGCCGGGAGGAACTGAACCGTACCTATGAGCTCATTGGGGTGGAGGATACGGAAGCCGGGGAAGTCTGGGGAGCCGGCGAAACCACTGCAGGGGACCAGCTGCGTATTGCCCGGACGGTGGCCTGCGGTGCCGACTGGCTGGACCCGGACCTGATGGCGTTCGCCGTCGGACTCATGGAAAACGTCTGCCCGGAGCAGAACTGGGGGATCAATGCGGGGGTGCAGGCACCCGATGCCGAGGTGGCACTGAAGAACGGCTGGCTGCAGGATGACGACGCCGTGTGGAACGTGGGCAGCGCCGGGTTCGTCCGGGCCGGAGACAGTGACTACAGCATTGTTGTGCTCAGTTCCCGGAACTCCACGCTCGAGGAGGGGATCGGGATTATCGAAGGCGTTGCCTCGGTGATCAACGGCTACGAAGATGGGGCCTGA
- the gndA gene encoding NADP-dependent phosphogluconate dehydrogenase yields the protein MSAQIGVTGLAVMGANLARNLARNGYTVALHNRSIEKTDALLSAHGDEGDFIRTETLQELVDSLEKPRRVLIMVKAGAPVDSVIGQLVPLLEPGDIVIDGGNSHFEDTRRREAALAEKDLHFVGVGVSGGEEGALLGPSIMPGGSRESYDSLGPMLEKIAAKYDGEPCCTWIGTDGAGHFVKMVHNGIEYADMQVIGEAYDLLRSAAGIEPAEQAKIFNEWNTGQLSSFLIEITAEVLGHVDARTGKPFVDVVVDSAGQKGTGRWTVVSGLDLGSPVSAIAESVFARALSSQRGQREVAQHTLQGEETAVELPDTFVDDVRQALYASKLVSYAQGIDMLNAAAKEYGWELKLDEIASLWRAGCIIRAELLDDIMKAYAGSEAPANLLFAPAFAESIAAAVPAWRRVVSVAVQLGIPVPVFSSSLAYYDGLRRKRLPAALTQGLRDLFGAHTYHRVDAEGTFHTMWGEDRAEVEAVDTH from the coding sequence TTGAGTGCACAAATTGGTGTAACCGGCCTTGCCGTCATGGGTGCAAACCTCGCCCGCAATCTCGCCCGCAACGGTTACACGGTGGCCCTGCACAACCGTTCCATCGAGAAAACGGATGCCCTGCTTTCCGCCCACGGCGATGAGGGGGACTTCATCCGCACCGAGACGCTGCAGGAACTGGTCGACTCACTGGAGAAACCGCGCCGCGTACTGATCATGGTCAAGGCCGGAGCGCCGGTGGACTCGGTGATCGGCCAGCTGGTTCCGCTGCTGGAGCCGGGCGACATCGTGATCGACGGCGGCAACTCGCATTTCGAAGACACCCGCCGCCGCGAGGCCGCCCTGGCCGAGAAGGACCTGCACTTTGTCGGCGTCGGCGTGTCCGGCGGTGAAGAGGGAGCCCTCCTGGGCCCCTCCATCATGCCCGGCGGTTCCCGCGAGTCCTACGATTCCCTGGGCCCGATGCTGGAGAAAATCGCGGCGAAGTACGACGGCGAGCCCTGCTGCACCTGGATCGGCACCGACGGGGCCGGCCACTTTGTGAAGATGGTGCACAACGGCATCGAATACGCGGACATGCAGGTGATCGGCGAGGCCTACGACCTGCTGCGCTCCGCCGCCGGCATTGAACCGGCCGAGCAGGCCAAGATCTTCAACGAGTGGAACACCGGCCAGCTCAGCTCCTTCCTGATCGAAATCACCGCGGAGGTCCTGGGCCATGTGGACGCCCGGACCGGGAAACCGTTCGTGGACGTAGTGGTGGACTCCGCCGGGCAGAAAGGCACCGGACGCTGGACGGTCGTCTCCGGCCTGGACCTGGGTTCCCCGGTTTCGGCCATCGCCGAGTCGGTCTTCGCCCGCGCACTGTCCTCCCAGCGCGGACAACGCGAGGTTGCACAGCACACGCTCCAGGGCGAGGAAACCGCCGTCGAGCTTCCCGATACGTTCGTCGACGATGTGCGGCAGGCCCTCTACGCCTCCAAGCTGGTCAGCTACGCGCAGGGCATTGACATGCTTAACGCTGCAGCCAAGGAATACGGCTGGGAACTGAAGCTGGACGAGATCGCCTCGCTGTGGCGTGCCGGCTGCATCATCCGCGCGGAACTGCTGGACGACATCATGAAGGCCTACGCCGGCAGCGAAGCTCCCGCGAACCTGCTGTTCGCCCCGGCGTTCGCGGAGTCGATCGCCGCAGCCGTCCCGGCCTGGCGCCGCGTGGTCTCCGTCGCCGTGCAGCTGGGCATTCCCGTGCCGGTGTTCTCCTCCTCGCTGGCCTACTACGACGGCCTGCGCCGCAAGCGGCTTCCGGCCGCACTGACGCAGGGCCTGCGGGACCTGTTCGGTGCACACACCTACCACCGGGTCGACGCCGAAGGAACCTTCCACACCATGTGGGGCGAAGACCGCGCCGAGGTCGAGGCAGTGGACACCCACTAA
- the aceE gene encoding pyruvate dehydrogenase (acetyl-transferring), homodimeric type, with translation MAVAAEDTTDILSGLTNQLPDRDPEETAEWIESLDELIRSQGTERAQYIMRSLLQRAGAQSVGVPMVTTTDYVNTIPVDQEPEFPGDEEIERRYRAWLRWNAAIMVHRAQRPGIGVGGHISTYAGAATLYEVGMNHFFRGKDHPGGGDQIYFQGHASPGMYARAFLEGRLSEEDMDGFRQEKSREGHALSSYPHPRSMPDFWEFPTVSMGIGPMNAIYQAQSNRYLQNRGIKDTSQQHVWAFLGDGEMDEPESRGLLQLAANDKLDNLTFVINCNLQRLDGPVRGNGKIMQELEAFFRGAGWNVIKVVWGREWDDLLQRDKDGSLVDIMNATPDGDYQTYKAESGGFVRDHFFGKTPETKELVANLTDEEIWNLKRGGHDYRKVYAAYKAATEFKGAPTVILAHTVKGYGLGTHFEGRNATHQMKKLTLDDLKAFRDHLRIPISDEQLEADPYQPPYYNPGADAPEIKYMLERRRELGGNVPERRVKHEPVHLPDEKAYEVANRGSGKQLAATTMAFVRLLKDLMRDKEFGKRIVPIIPDEARTFGMDSFFPTAKIYNPKGQNYLSVDRDLVLAYKESPQGQIVHVGINEAGSIAAFTAAGTSYATHGEPLIPVYVFYSMFGFQRTADYIWAATDQMARGFLISATAGRTTLTGEGLQHADGHSPILASTNPAVKTYDPAYGYEIGHIIRHGLEEMYGPDSKDPNVIYNLMVYNEPIQQPKAPEDLDVEGIIKGIYLLAPAKIDGPRTQLLASGVAVPWALEAQKLLAEDWGVSADVWSVTSWNELRRDGLAAEEEAFLNPGSEPRVPFVTQQLAGATGPIVASTDYMKAVPDQIRQFLPNEFATLGADDFGFADTRAAARRYFKIDSHSMVVRALEMLARRGEVDANAPKEAMEKYHLLDVNAGTSGNAGGDA, from the coding sequence TTGGCCGTGGCCGCAGAAGACACAACGGACATCCTGAGCGGGTTAACCAACCAGCTACCGGACCGTGATCCTGAGGAAACCGCAGAATGGATCGAATCGCTCGACGAGCTGATCCGTTCGCAGGGCACTGAACGCGCGCAGTACATAATGCGTTCACTGCTCCAGCGTGCCGGTGCCCAGAGCGTGGGCGTGCCGATGGTAACCACCACCGACTACGTCAACACCATTCCGGTTGACCAGGAACCTGAATTCCCCGGCGACGAGGAAATCGAACGGCGATACCGCGCCTGGCTGCGTTGGAACGCCGCCATCATGGTGCACCGGGCCCAGCGCCCGGGCATCGGCGTAGGCGGCCATATTTCCACGTACGCCGGAGCAGCGACCCTGTACGAAGTGGGCATGAACCACTTCTTCCGGGGCAAGGACCACCCGGGCGGCGGAGACCAGATTTACTTCCAGGGTCACGCCTCCCCCGGCATGTATGCCCGCGCCTTCCTCGAAGGCCGCCTGTCCGAAGAGGACATGGACGGCTTCCGCCAGGAGAAGTCCCGCGAGGGGCATGCACTGTCCTCCTACCCGCATCCGCGCAGCATGCCGGATTTCTGGGAATTCCCGACGGTTTCCATGGGCATTGGTCCCATGAACGCCATCTACCAGGCACAGTCCAACCGCTACCTGCAGAACCGCGGCATCAAGGACACTTCCCAGCAGCATGTGTGGGCGTTCCTTGGCGACGGAGAGATGGACGAGCCCGAATCGCGCGGCCTGCTCCAGCTCGCCGCCAATGACAAGCTCGACAACCTGACCTTTGTGATCAACTGCAACCTGCAGCGCCTCGACGGCCCGGTCCGCGGCAACGGCAAGATCATGCAGGAACTGGAAGCCTTCTTCCGGGGCGCAGGCTGGAATGTCATCAAGGTTGTCTGGGGCCGCGAGTGGGATGACCTGCTCCAGCGCGACAAGGACGGCTCGCTGGTGGACATCATGAATGCCACCCCCGACGGCGACTACCAGACCTATAAGGCCGAGTCCGGCGGATTTGTGCGCGACCACTTCTTCGGCAAGACCCCGGAGACCAAGGAACTCGTTGCCAACCTGACCGACGAGGAAATCTGGAACCTCAAGCGCGGCGGCCACGATTACCGCAAGGTTTACGCCGCGTACAAGGCAGCCACGGAATTCAAGGGCGCGCCGACGGTCATCCTGGCCCACACGGTCAAGGGTTACGGCCTGGGCACGCACTTCGAGGGCCGCAACGCGACCCACCAGATGAAGAAGCTCACGCTTGATGACCTGAAGGCTTTCCGCGACCACCTGCGGATCCCGATCAGCGACGAGCAGCTCGAAGCCGACCCGTACCAGCCGCCGTACTACAACCCGGGAGCGGATGCCCCCGAGATCAAGTACATGCTGGAACGCCGGCGCGAACTGGGCGGCAACGTCCCTGAACGCCGGGTGAAGCACGAACCCGTCCACCTTCCGGACGAGAAGGCCTACGAAGTAGCCAACCGGGGTTCCGGCAAGCAGCTGGCCGCCACCACCATGGCCTTCGTCCGCCTGCTCAAGGACCTGATGCGGGACAAGGAGTTCGGCAAGCGCATTGTGCCGATCATCCCCGATGAGGCCCGTACCTTCGGCATGGACTCGTTCTTCCCGACGGCCAAGATCTACAACCCCAAGGGGCAGAACTACCTGTCCGTGGACCGGGACCTCGTCCTGGCCTACAAGGAATCCCCGCAGGGCCAGATTGTGCACGTCGGCATCAACGAGGCCGGCTCGATTGCGGCGTTCACCGCGGCGGGCACGTCCTACGCCACGCACGGCGAGCCGCTGATCCCGGTCTACGTGTTCTACTCGATGTTCGGCTTCCAGCGCACCGCCGACTACATCTGGGCGGCTACCGACCAGATGGCACGCGGGTTCCTGATCTCGGCTACCGCCGGCCGCACCACCCTCACCGGTGAAGGCCTGCAGCATGCCGACGGCCACTCGCCGATCCTGGCCTCCACCAACCCCGCGGTGAAGACCTACGATCCGGCGTACGGCTACGAGATCGGACACATTATCCGCCACGGCCTCGAGGAGATGTACGGCCCGGATTCCAAGGATCCGAACGTCATCTACAACCTCATGGTCTACAACGAGCCGATCCAGCAGCCCAAGGCCCCCGAGGACCTGGACGTGGAAGGCATCATCAAGGGCATCTACCTGCTCGCACCGGCAAAGATCGACGGACCCCGCACGCAGCTGCTGGCCTCCGGTGTTGCCGTGCCGTGGGCACTGGAAGCCCAGAAGCTCCTTGCCGAGGACTGGGGTGTCTCGGCCGATGTCTGGTCCGTGACCTCCTGGAACGAGCTCCGCCGCGACGGCCTCGCCGCCGAGGAGGAAGCGTTCCTGAACCCCGGCTCTGAGCCGCGGGTGCCCTTCGTCACCCAGCAGCTGGCCGGTGCCACCGGCCCGATTGTTGCCTCGACGGACTACATGAAGGCCGTTCCGGACCAGATCCGCCAGTTCCTGCCGAACGAATTCGCCACCCTCGGTGCCGACGACTTCGGTTTCGCGGACACCCGTGCAGCTGCACGCCGGTACTTCAAGATCGACAGCCACTCGATGGTGGTGCGGGCATTGGAGATGCTCGCCCGCCGCGGTGAAGTCGACGCCAATGCCCCCAAGGAGGCAATGGAGAAGTACCACCTGCTGGACGTCAACGCCGGCACCAGCGGAAACGCCGGCGGCGACGCCTAA
- the epsC gene encoding serine O-acetyltransferase EpsC: protein MSLLARLREDLDAAASHDPAARGSLENLVVYSGLHAIWMHRLTHRMWARPPLRFPARVLSQVTRFATGIEIHPGATIGRRFFIDHGMGVVIGETAEIGNDVMLYHGVTLGGRSLAKVKRHPTICDGVTVGAGAKILGPVTIGANSAVGANAVVVKDAPADSIITGIPAKWRHRDTKMTQPAVDPAEYIDPAIYI from the coding sequence GTGAGTCTGTTAGCCCGACTGCGCGAAGACCTCGACGCCGCCGCATCGCACGATCCGGCGGCCAGAGGCTCGCTCGAAAACCTCGTTGTCTACTCCGGCCTGCATGCCATCTGGATGCACCGGCTGACGCACCGCATGTGGGCTCGGCCGCCGCTGCGGTTCCCGGCCCGCGTGCTCTCGCAGGTGACCCGTTTCGCCACCGGCATCGAAATCCACCCCGGAGCGACCATCGGCCGCCGGTTCTTTATCGACCACGGCATGGGGGTGGTCATCGGCGAGACGGCGGAGATCGGCAACGACGTCATGCTTTACCACGGGGTGACCCTGGGCGGCCGTTCGCTGGCCAAAGTCAAGCGCCACCCGACCATCTGCGACGGCGTCACCGTAGGCGCGGGAGCAAAGATCCTGGGGCCGGTGACCATTGGTGCGAACAGTGCGGTGGGAGCCAACGCCGTGGTGGTCAAGGATGCCCCGGCGGATTCGATCATCACCGGCATTCCGGCCAAGTGGCGGCATCGGGACACCAAGATGACCCAGCCCGCGGTGGACCCGGCCGAATACATCGATCCGGCCATTTACATCTAG
- a CDS encoding NAD-dependent protein deacetylase, with product MSEQQPKDSRPGLGLTGFASGHALESVPAPTEAELRLLERAVGYLGGQRLALLTGAGLSTDSGIPDYRGPDAPPRNPLTYQQFVGDPDLRRRYWARNHIGWHHLRHAVPNPGHAAAVVLERRGLLSGLITQNVDRLHTDAGSVNVIDLHGRYDHVVCLNCRSGFSRSEVAGLLQELNPGYLEQVRLDGGIAPDADADIADTESFVVADCPVCGGMLKPDFVYFGENVPKDRVARAFSMVDDAGALLVAGSSLTVMSGLRFVRYAAKAGKPVVIINRGSTRGDPLATLKIDMGVSTALTWLAENLPDLPAGGQNGAD from the coding sequence GTGAGCGAGCAGCAGCCGAAGGACTCCCGCCCGGGCCTCGGCCTCACGGGTTTTGCCAGCGGCCATGCCCTCGAGTCCGTTCCGGCACCCACCGAGGCGGAGCTGCGGCTCCTCGAGCGCGCCGTCGGCTATCTGGGCGGGCAGCGGCTGGCGCTGCTGACCGGTGCCGGGCTGAGCACGGACTCCGGCATCCCGGACTACCGCGGGCCCGACGCGCCGCCCCGGAATCCGCTGACCTACCAGCAGTTTGTCGGCGATCCGGACCTCCGCCGCCGGTACTGGGCCCGCAACCACATTGGCTGGCACCATCTGCGCCACGCGGTGCCCAACCCCGGCCATGCGGCCGCGGTGGTCCTGGAACGGCGGGGGCTGCTCTCGGGCCTGATCACCCAGAACGTGGACCGGCTCCACACGGACGCCGGCAGCGTCAACGTCATCGACCTGCACGGGCGTTACGACCATGTGGTCTGCCTGAACTGCCGTTCCGGCTTTTCCCGTTCCGAGGTTGCCGGGCTGCTGCAGGAGCTGAACCCCGGTTATCTGGAGCAGGTGCGGCTCGACGGCGGGATCGCCCCGGATGCCGACGCGGACATCGCCGATACCGAGAGCTTCGTCGTTGCGGACTGTCCCGTCTGCGGTGGAATGCTGAAACCGGACTTCGTGTACTTCGGCGAGAACGTCCCCAAGGACCGCGTGGCCCGGGCCTTCTCGATGGTGGACGACGCCGGTGCCCTGCTGGTGGCGGGTTCCTCACTGACCGTGATGAGCGGGCTGCGCTTTGTCCGGTACGCGGCCAAGGCCGGCAAACCGGTGGTCATCATCAACCGGGGGTCCACGCGGGGGGATCCGCTGGCCACCCTGAAGATCGATATGGGAGTCAGCACGGCCCTGACCTGGCTGGCCGAAAACCTCCCGGACCTGCCGGCCGGAGGGCAGAACGGCGCCGATTAG
- a CDS encoding Nif3-like dinuclear metal center hexameric protein: MEADHPHERAGADTEPDQATGGSDTPTLGDVLLAAEELWPESLAEDWDAPGLVAGRGDREVRRILFAVDPTREVIDEALEWGADLLVTHHPLLLKPVNSVAANSFKGETVHRLIEGGCALLTVHTNGDSAVGGVSDVLADAFGLRNVTPLVPAAEGLPEEGIGRVGDLPEMLSLADFAERVFSLLPAVAGGVRVAGDPQGLVRRVAVCGGAGDSLFDAVRAQRADVYVTADLRHHPASELRERALAGNGRPYLMDVSHFGSEWLWLTPAANALENVLTDQGFAADVRVSGVNTDPWDFVLTP; this comes from the coding sequence ATGGAAGCGGATCACCCCCACGAGCGCGCCGGCGCAGACACTGAACCTGACCAGGCCACCGGCGGCAGCGACACACCCACCCTTGGCGACGTACTGCTGGCAGCCGAAGAACTCTGGCCCGAATCACTGGCCGAGGACTGGGACGCGCCCGGCCTTGTTGCAGGCCGCGGCGACCGGGAGGTCCGGCGGATCCTGTTCGCGGTTGATCCCACCCGTGAAGTCATCGACGAGGCCCTTGAATGGGGAGCGGACCTGCTCGTGACCCATCACCCCCTGCTGCTGAAACCGGTCAACTCCGTAGCTGCCAACTCGTTCAAGGGCGAGACAGTGCACCGGCTGATCGAGGGCGGCTGCGCCCTGTTGACGGTGCACACCAACGGCGACAGCGCCGTCGGGGGCGTGTCCGACGTGCTCGCAGACGCCTTCGGGCTCCGGAACGTCACGCCGCTGGTTCCCGCTGCGGAAGGCCTGCCCGAAGAGGGGATCGGCCGGGTCGGGGATCTTCCCGAGATGCTTTCGCTGGCGGACTTCGCCGAACGCGTCTTCAGCCTCCTGCCCGCCGTCGCCGGCGGCGTCCGCGTGGCGGGCGACCCGCAGGGCCTGGTCCGCCGGGTGGCCGTCTGCGGCGGAGCCGGTGACAGCCTGTTCGACGCCGTCCGGGCCCAGCGCGCCGACGTCTACGTCACCGCGGACCTGCGCCACCACCCGGCGTCGGAACTGCGGGAGCGTGCCCTTGCCGGAAACGGCCGTCCGTACCTCATGGACGTCTCCCACTTCGGCAGCGAATGGCTGTGGCTGACGCCGGCCGCGAACGCCCTCGAAAACGTCCTGACGGACCAGGGCTTCGCCGCTGACGTGCGCGTCAGCGGCGTGAACACAGATCCGTGGGACTTCGTACTGACGCCGTAG
- the cysK gene encoding cysteine synthase A, translating to MARIYDDVTQLVGGTPLVRLNRLAEGLPAQVAVKLEFYNPANSVKDRIGVAIVDAAEKAGALQPGGTIVEGTSGNTGIALAMVGAARGYKVILTMPETMSTERRVMLRAYGAEIVLTPGAEGMRGAVDKAKEIVATTENAIWAQQFANEANPAVHRATTAEEIWADTDGKVDIFVAGIGTGGTITGVGQVLKERKPDVKIVAVEPKDSAILNGGSPGPHKIQGIGANFVPEILDTTVYDEVFDASIEDSVATARALGTQEGILGGISSGAIVWAALELAKREENAGKLIVATVCDFGERYISTVLYDDIRG from the coding sequence ATGGCTCGTATTTATGACGATGTAACCCAGCTCGTAGGCGGTACCCCGCTGGTCCGCCTGAACCGGCTTGCCGAGGGGCTTCCCGCCCAGGTGGCCGTGAAGCTGGAGTTCTACAACCCGGCCAACAGCGTCAAGGACCGGATCGGCGTAGCCATTGTCGACGCCGCCGAGAAGGCCGGCGCGCTTCAGCCCGGCGGCACCATCGTGGAGGGCACCTCCGGCAATACCGGCATCGCCCTGGCCATGGTGGGCGCTGCCCGCGGCTACAAGGTGATCCTCACCATGCCCGAAACCATGTCCACGGAACGCCGTGTCATGCTCCGCGCCTACGGTGCGGAGATTGTCCTCACCCCCGGCGCCGAAGGCATGCGCGGAGCAGTGGACAAGGCCAAGGAAATCGTGGCCACCACTGAAAACGCCATCTGGGCGCAGCAGTTCGCCAACGAAGCGAACCCGGCCGTACACCGCGCCACCACCGCCGAGGAAATCTGGGCCGACACCGATGGAAAGGTGGACATCTTCGTGGCCGGCATCGGCACCGGCGGCACCATCACCGGCGTCGGGCAGGTCCTGAAGGAACGCAAGCCGGACGTGAAGATCGTGGCCGTAGAGCCCAAGGACTCCGCCATCCTCAACGGCGGATCCCCCGGACCCCACAAGATCCAGGGCATCGGTGCCAACTTCGTCCCCGAGATCCTGGACACCACCGTCTACGACGAGGTCTTTGACGCCTCCATCGAGGATTCCGTAGCCACGGCCCGCGCACTGGGCACCCAGGAGGGCATCCTCGGCGGTATCTCCTCCGGTGCCATCGTCTGGGCTGCACTGGAACTCGCCAAGCGCGAAGAGAACGCCGGTAAGCTGATTGTTGCCACCGTCTGCGACTTCGGAGAACGCTACATCTCCACGGTCCTGTACGACGACATCCGCGGTTAG
- a CDS encoding peroxiredoxin, which translates to MTAHLLTAGAAVPDFCLPNQFGEEVRLDGLRGAGVVLVFFPFAFSQVCRGELAELQSERALFDGAGVRLLAVSCDSKYTLRAWAEQEGFGFDLLSDFWPHGETARAFGAFDAGKGLAERASFVMDGEGTLRACIRSDPGAARPLEQYRTALEAL; encoded by the coding sequence GTGACTGCGCACCTGCTCACGGCAGGTGCTGCTGTTCCGGACTTCTGCCTTCCCAACCAGTTCGGCGAAGAGGTCCGGCTGGACGGTCTGCGGGGTGCCGGCGTCGTGCTGGTCTTTTTCCCGTTCGCGTTCTCCCAGGTTTGCCGGGGCGAGCTCGCGGAGCTGCAGTCCGAACGTGCCCTTTTCGACGGCGCCGGCGTGCGCCTGCTGGCAGTATCCTGTGACTCGAAATACACCCTGCGCGCCTGGGCCGAGCAGGAAGGCTTCGGTTTCGACCTGCTTTCCGATTTCTGGCCGCACGGCGAGACGGCACGGGCCTTTGGGGCTTTTGACGCAGGCAAGGGGCTGGCGGAACGCGCCAGCTTTGTAATGGACGGGGAGGGCACCCTCCGCGCATGCATCCGTTCCGACCCGGGCGCAGCGCGTCCGCTCGAGCAGTACCGTACTGCTTTGGAGGCACTGTGA